A DNA window from Burkholderia sp. HI2500 contains the following coding sequences:
- a CDS encoding MFS transporter, with protein MSWTREQRNVTIAAYLGWTLDAFDFFLMVFVLKDIAAEFGSTIPAVAFALTLTLAMRPLGALIFGRLADRFGRRPTLMVNIACYSLLELASGFAPSLTALLVLRALFGVAMGGEWGVGSALTMETVPTHARGFVSGLLQAGYPSGYLLASVVFGLFYQYIGWRGMFMVGVLPALLVLYVRAHVPESPAWKQMEKRPRPSLGSTLKQNWKLTIYAIVLMTAFNFFSHGTQDLYPTFLREQHHFDPHTVSWITIVLNIGAIVGGLSFGAISERIGRRRAIFIAALIALPVLPLWAFSSGPVALAAGAFLMQISVQGAWGVIPVHLNEISPDEIRATFPGVVYQLGNLLASGNATMQASLAVSHNNNYSFALALVAGTVAVVIAVLILFSRERRGIDMTQSVNTRSTVG; from the coding sequence ATGAGCTGGACCCGCGAACAACGCAACGTCACGATCGCCGCCTACCTCGGCTGGACACTCGATGCGTTCGATTTCTTCCTGATGGTGTTCGTGCTGAAGGACATCGCCGCCGAATTCGGGTCGACGATTCCCGCCGTCGCGTTCGCGCTCACCCTGACGCTCGCGATGCGCCCGCTCGGCGCACTGATCTTCGGCCGGCTCGCCGATCGCTTCGGCCGCCGCCCGACGCTGATGGTCAACATCGCGTGCTACTCGCTGCTCGAGCTCGCATCGGGTTTCGCGCCGAGCCTGACCGCGCTGCTCGTGCTGCGCGCGTTGTTCGGCGTCGCGATGGGCGGCGAATGGGGGGTCGGCTCGGCACTGACGATGGAAACCGTGCCGACCCATGCGCGTGGCTTCGTGTCGGGGCTGCTGCAGGCCGGCTATCCGAGCGGCTACCTGCTCGCGTCCGTCGTGTTCGGCCTGTTCTACCAGTACATCGGCTGGCGCGGCATGTTCATGGTCGGCGTGCTGCCCGCGCTGCTCGTGCTGTACGTGCGTGCACACGTACCCGAATCGCCGGCATGGAAGCAGATGGAAAAGCGCCCGCGCCCAAGCCTGGGCTCCACACTGAAGCAGAACTGGAAGCTCACGATCTACGCAATCGTGCTGATGACCGCGTTCAATTTCTTCTCGCACGGCACGCAGGATCTCTATCCGACGTTCCTGCGCGAACAGCATCACTTCGATCCGCATACCGTGTCGTGGATCACGATCGTGCTGAACATCGGCGCCATCGTCGGCGGCCTGTCGTTCGGCGCGATCTCGGAGCGGATCGGGCGGCGTCGCGCCATCTTCATCGCCGCGTTGATCGCCCTGCCCGTGCTGCCGCTGTGGGCGTTCTCGAGCGGCCCGGTTGCCCTCGCCGCGGGGGCGTTCCTGATGCAGATCTCGGTGCAGGGTGCGTGGGGCGTGATCCCGGTTCACCTGAACGAGATCTCGCCCGACGAGATCCGCGCGACCTTCCCCGGCGTCGTCTACCAGCTCGGCAACCTGCTCGCGTCGGGCAACGCGACGATGCAGGCGTCGCTCGCCGTTTCGCACAACAACAATTACAGCTTCGCGCTCGCGCTCGTGGCCGGCACCGTCGCCGTCGTGATCGCCGTGCTGATCCTGTTCAGCCGCGAGCGGCGCGGCATCGACATGACGCAATCGGTCAATACGCGTAGCACGGTCGGCTGA
- a CDS encoding TetR/AcrR family transcriptional regulator gives MAVSQEGRPSAGRPSGARSSGTRQTGGTKARILDAAEDLFIEHGFEAMSMRQITSRAAVNLAAVNYHFGSKEALIHAMLSRRLDQLNQERLGILDRFDAQLGTHITCEHVLGAMFIPALKASRNPERGGPGFLRLIGRAYTDPSPFVRNFLTAHYASVAGRFFDAFQRALPHLPRTELGWRLHFAIGALSGALAGAETESLIDEFSQGRTMNDVQMIARLSSLIVAALKAPMPDSAQLSIFAAVLDDAGASEAFGLPQSAAPAVDTATLHSTN, from the coding sequence ATGGCAGTAAGTCAGGAGGGGCGGCCATCCGCGGGACGGCCGTCCGGGGCACGGTCATCCGGCACGCGGCAGACCGGCGGGACGAAGGCGCGCATCCTCGATGCGGCCGAGGACCTGTTCATCGAGCATGGCTTCGAGGCGATGTCGATGCGCCAGATCACCTCGCGCGCGGCGGTCAACCTCGCCGCGGTCAACTACCACTTCGGCAGCAAGGAAGCGCTGATCCACGCGATGCTGTCGCGTCGGCTCGACCAGCTCAACCAGGAGCGCCTGGGCATCCTCGACCGCTTCGATGCGCAACTCGGCACGCACATCACCTGCGAGCACGTGCTCGGCGCGATGTTCATTCCCGCGCTGAAGGCCTCGCGCAATCCCGAACGCGGCGGGCCCGGCTTCCTGCGCCTGATCGGCCGTGCGTACACCGATCCGTCGCCGTTCGTGCGCAACTTCCTGACCGCGCACTACGCGAGCGTCGCGGGCCGCTTCTTCGACGCGTTCCAGCGCGCGTTGCCGCACCTGCCGCGCACGGAGCTCGGCTGGCGGCTGCACTTCGCGATCGGCGCGCTGTCCGGCGCGCTCGCGGGCGCCGAAACGGAAAGCCTGATCGACGAGTTCTCGCAAGGCCGCACGATGAACGACGTGCAGATGATCGCGCGACTGTCGTCGCTGATCGTCGCCGCGCTGAAAGCGCCGATGCCCGACAGCGCGCAACTGTCGATCTTCGCGGCCGTGCTCGACGATGCGGGGGCCAGCGAAGCGTTCGGGCTGCCGCAGTCGGCTGCGCCCGCCGTCGATACGGCGACGCTGCATTCCACGAACTGA
- a CDS encoding sugar ABC transporter ATP-binding protein: MSRSESPRPLLEMRGISKTFPAVRALDNVSLTVYPGEIHSLMGENGAGKSTLMKILSGAYRADAGGEILIDGARIDIDGPLAARDAGVAVIYQELCLSPNLSVAENIYIGRELRRGNRRWGTIDRAAMARGCEDVLARLGASFGPDTLVDTLSIAEQQLVEIARAVHTRARILVMDEPTTPLSSRETEHLFRLIRQLREEGLAIIYISHRMAEIYELSDRVSVLRDGAYVGTLERASLSAERLVAMMVGRDISGFYKKEHAPYDPGHLLLSVRDIADGARVRGCSLDLHAGEVLGIAGLVGAGRTELARLIFGAEPRVRGDVKVGERTFGAHSPRDAIDAGLVYLTEDRKRQGLFLDMSVRDNINISVCNRDARLGALDLARGAERARDAIASLSIRVPNANVNVGALSGGNQQKVLLSRLLETKPRVLILDEPTRGVDIGAKSEIYRIINELARAGVGVIVISSELPEIIGVADRVLVMREGEIAGELGGYTQTPITQEAIIALATGSQAELADAH; this comes from the coding sequence ATGTCGCGATCTGAGTCGCCCCGCCCGTTGCTCGAGATGCGCGGGATCAGCAAGACGTTCCCGGCCGTGCGCGCGCTCGACAACGTCAGCCTGACCGTCTATCCCGGCGAGATCCATTCGCTGATGGGCGAAAACGGCGCGGGCAAATCGACGCTGATGAAGATCCTGTCGGGCGCCTACCGCGCCGACGCCGGCGGCGAGATCCTGATCGACGGCGCCCGCATCGACATCGACGGCCCGCTTGCCGCGCGCGATGCAGGCGTCGCGGTGATCTACCAGGAACTGTGCCTGTCGCCGAACCTGAGCGTCGCGGAAAACATCTACATCGGCCGCGAACTGCGGCGCGGCAACCGGCGCTGGGGCACGATCGACCGCGCGGCGATGGCGCGCGGCTGCGAGGACGTGCTCGCGCGCCTGGGCGCATCGTTCGGGCCCGACACGCTCGTCGACACGCTGTCGATCGCGGAGCAGCAACTCGTCGAGATCGCACGCGCCGTGCACACCCGGGCGCGCATCCTCGTGATGGACGAGCCGACCACGCCGCTGTCGTCGCGCGAAACCGAGCACCTGTTCCGCCTGATCCGCCAGTTGCGCGAGGAAGGTCTCGCGATCATCTACATCAGCCACCGGATGGCGGAGATCTACGAGCTGTCCGACCGCGTGTCGGTGTTGCGCGACGGCGCGTACGTCGGCACGCTGGAGCGCGCATCGCTGTCGGCCGAGCGCCTCGTCGCGATGATGGTCGGCCGCGACATCTCCGGCTTCTACAAGAAGGAACACGCGCCGTACGACCCCGGCCACCTGCTGCTGTCGGTCCGCGACATCGCCGACGGCGCACGCGTGCGCGGCTGCAGTCTCGACCTGCACGCCGGCGAAGTGCTCGGCATCGCGGGGCTGGTCGGCGCAGGCCGCACCGAACTCGCGCGGCTGATCTTCGGCGCCGAACCGCGCGTGCGCGGCGACGTGAAGGTGGGCGAACGCACGTTCGGCGCGCACTCGCCGCGCGACGCGATCGATGCGGGCCTCGTCTACCTGACCGAAGACCGCAAGCGCCAGGGCCTGTTCCTCGACATGAGCGTGCGCGACAACATCAACATCTCGGTCTGCAACCGCGATGCGCGGCTCGGTGCACTCGATCTCGCGCGCGGCGCCGAACGCGCGCGGGACGCCATTGCGTCGCTGTCGATCCGCGTGCCGAACGCGAACGTCAACGTCGGCGCGCTGTCGGGCGGCAACCAGCAGAAAGTGTTGCTGTCGCGCCTGCTCGAAACGAAGCCGCGCGTGCTGATCCTCGACGAACCGACACGCGGCGTCGACATCGGCGCGAAATCCGAGATCTACCGGATCATCAACGAACTGGCCCGGGCCGGCGTGGGCGTGATCGTGATCTCGAGCGAACTGCCGGAGATCATCGGTGTCGCCGACCGCGTGCTCGTGATGCGCGAAGGCGAGATCGCCGGCGAACTCGGCGGCTACACGCAGACGCCCATCACGCAGGAAGCCATCATCGCGCTCGCCACCGGCTCGCAGGCCGAACTCGCCGACGCGCACTGA
- a CDS encoding ABC transporter permease subunit yields MINPTKQRNLASATAQPVATRTPLLRGADQRARMQSLIRTAGMLPVLLVLCIGFGFLTDGFFTLQNLSIVTQQASINIVLAAGMTFVILTGGIDLSVGSVLAAAAVAALLASTIPGWGWLGVPFALLVGLVFGAINGGLISFLRLPPFIVTLGAMTAVRGVARLIGNDTTVFNPQLPFAFIGNGTILGVPWLVVIACAVIAISWFILRRTVLGMRIYSVGGNPEAARLSGINVRAIQLFVYAASGLLAGLGAVMSAARLYAANGLQLGQSYELDAIAAVILGGTSFVGGVGSIVGTLIGALIIAVLTNGLVLLGVSDIWQYIIKGLVIIGAVALDRYRQRDSART; encoded by the coding sequence ATGATCAACCCGACCAAGCAGCGGAACCTCGCTTCCGCGACGGCCCAGCCGGTGGCCACCCGCACGCCGCTGTTGCGCGGCGCCGATCAACGCGCCCGCATGCAGTCGCTGATCCGCACCGCCGGCATGCTGCCGGTGCTGCTGGTCCTGTGCATCGGCTTCGGCTTCCTGACCGACGGTTTCTTCACGCTGCAGAACCTGTCGATCGTCACGCAGCAGGCGTCGATCAACATCGTGCTGGCCGCCGGCATGACCTTCGTGATCCTGACGGGCGGCATCGACCTGTCGGTCGGCTCGGTGCTCGCCGCCGCGGCCGTCGCGGCGCTACTCGCGTCGACCATCCCGGGCTGGGGCTGGCTCGGCGTGCCGTTCGCGCTCCTCGTCGGCCTCGTGTTCGGCGCGATCAATGGCGGCCTGATCTCGTTCCTGCGCCTGCCGCCGTTCATCGTCACGCTCGGCGCGATGACGGCCGTGCGCGGCGTCGCGCGCCTGATCGGCAACGACACGACCGTGTTCAATCCGCAGTTGCCGTTCGCGTTCATCGGCAACGGCACGATCCTCGGCGTACCGTGGCTCGTCGTGATCGCGTGCGCGGTGATCGCGATCTCGTGGTTCATCCTGCGCCGCACGGTGCTCGGGATGCGCATCTATTCGGTCGGCGGCAATCCGGAAGCCGCGCGCCTGTCGGGCATCAACGTGCGGGCGATCCAGCTGTTCGTGTACGCGGCGTCGGGGCTGCTCGCCGGCCTCGGCGCGGTGATGTCGGCCGCACGGCTCTATGCGGCCAACGGCCTGCAGCTCGGCCAGTCGTACGAACTCGACGCGATCGCCGCGGTGATCCTCGGCGGCACGAGCTTCGTCGGCGGCGTCGGCTCGATCGTCGGCACGCTGATCGGCGCGCTGATCATCGCGGTGCTGACCAACGGGCTCGTGCTGCTCGGCGTGTCCGACATCTGGCAGTACATCATCAAGGGGCTCGTGATCATCGGCGCCGTCGCGCTCGACCGCTACCGCCAGCGCGATTCGGCGCGTACCTGA
- a CDS encoding ParB-like protein has translation MALGNDVHLIPVKLEELRPTQMTVGYREVKAKRKHWKALNKRARKAAIESHWFPAVLGPGGLHYITDHHHLGLALIEEGEARVNAMLLKDLSWLDDTIFWRMMEHNQWVHPFGADGTRRDYANLPKALTGLVDDPYRSLAGELRTAGGYAKDATPFSEFLWADYLRQHVSLDQIRKNFAKALDIALHRAHDQDARYLPGWSGVIAVKP, from the coding sequence ATGGCTCTCGGCAACGATGTTCACCTGATTCCCGTCAAGCTTGAAGAACTGCGTCCCACGCAGATGACGGTCGGCTATCGCGAAGTCAAGGCGAAGCGCAAGCACTGGAAGGCGCTCAACAAGCGGGCACGCAAGGCCGCGATCGAATCGCACTGGTTTCCGGCCGTGCTCGGCCCGGGCGGGCTGCACTACATCACCGATCACCACCACCTCGGCCTCGCGCTGATCGAGGAAGGCGAGGCTCGCGTGAACGCGATGCTGCTGAAGGACCTGTCGTGGCTCGACGACACGATCTTCTGGCGGATGATGGAACACAACCAGTGGGTGCATCCGTTCGGCGCGGACGGCACGCGTCGCGACTACGCGAATCTGCCGAAGGCGCTGACCGGGCTCGTGGACGATCCGTACCGCAGCCTTGCCGGCGAGCTGCGCACGGCAGGCGGCTATGCGAAGGATGCGACGCCATTCAGCGAATTCCTGTGGGCCGACTACCTGCGCCAGCACGTGTCGCTCGACCAGATCCGCAAGAATTTCGCGAAGGCGCTCGACATCGCACTGCATCGCGCGCACGACCAGGATGCACGCTATCTGCCCGGCTGGTCGGGCGTCATCGCCGTCAAGCCCTGA
- a CDS encoding carbohydrate kinase family protein: MTTTFPRLIVFGEALTDFIRDDAQHWHSVAGGSCWNVARVGARLGVPTAFAGTVSRDTFGDELMRKSADAGLDLRFIRQVDRAPLLAMVVSKQPPHYFFIGENSADLAFDPANLPAGALDAAEIVHVGSLGVVREPLASRLIDVAQAARAAGKRISFDPNFRAPMAAPSYRDTLRRLAGLADWIKVSDEDLRGLFPELDEAAALAQLRAWAPDAAMLVTRGASGMQLLHRDIVLFQPAFPTEVADTVGCGDASIGGWLASQLARPDASAAEHLRYAAACAAVACAHAGAYAPTAAEVTDMIDRSADAAVSP; this comes from the coding sequence ATGACGACGACGTTTCCTCGCCTGATCGTATTCGGCGAAGCATTGACCGATTTCATCCGCGACGACGCGCAGCACTGGCATAGCGTCGCCGGCGGCTCATGCTGGAACGTCGCGCGCGTCGGTGCGCGACTCGGCGTGCCGACGGCCTTCGCCGGCACGGTCAGCCGCGACACCTTCGGTGACGAGCTGATGCGCAAGAGCGCCGACGCGGGGCTCGACCTGCGCTTCATCCGGCAGGTCGATCGCGCGCCGCTGCTCGCGATGGTCGTATCGAAGCAGCCGCCCCACTACTTCTTCATCGGCGAGAACAGCGCCGATCTCGCATTCGATCCGGCGAACCTGCCCGCCGGCGCACTCGACGCGGCCGAGATCGTGCACGTCGGCTCGCTCGGCGTCGTGCGCGAGCCGCTGGCGTCGCGCCTGATCGACGTGGCGCAAGCGGCGCGCGCGGCCGGCAAGCGGATCTCGTTCGACCCGAACTTCCGTGCACCGATGGCCGCGCCGTCGTATCGCGACACGCTGCGCCGGCTGGCCGGGCTCGCCGACTGGATCAAGGTATCCGACGAGGATCTGCGTGGGCTGTTTCCCGAACTCGACGAAGCCGCCGCGCTCGCGCAATTGCGCGCGTGGGCACCGGACGCCGCGATGCTCGTCACGCGCGGCGCATCCGGCATGCAGCTCCTGCATCGCGACATCGTGCTGTTCCAGCCCGCGTTCCCGACCGAAGTGGCCGACACCGTCGGCTGCGGCGATGCCAGCATCGGCGGCTGGCTCGCGAGCCAGCTCGCGCGTCCCGATGCATCCGCCGCCGAGCATCTGCGCTACGCAGCCGCTTGCGCGGCCGTCGCCTGTGCGCATGCAGGCGCCTATGCGCCGACGGCGGCCGAAGTGACCGACATGATCGATCGCTCCGCCGACGCCGCGGTTTCGCCATAG
- a CDS encoding ABC transporter substrate-binding protein gives MFKHKAALTAVACALAFGASAAHAADKPLKSIGVTVGSLGNPYFVTIVKGAEARARQINPNAKVTAVSADYDLNKQFTQIDNFISAHVDMILLNATDPKAIEPAVKKAQAAGITVVAVDVAAAGANATVQTNNVKAGELACDYIAKKLNGKGNVIIENGPQVSAVIDRVNGCKTVLAKSAGIKVLSSDQDGKGSREGGMNAMQGYLTRFPKLDAVFTINDPQAIGSDLAAKQLNRPNIVITSVDGAPDIEVALKSNTLVQASSSQDPWAMAQQAVNVGYGIMNGQKPANPMILIEPTLITRDNVKSYKGWSTPR, from the coding sequence ATGTTCAAGCACAAAGCCGCCCTGACCGCCGTCGCCTGCGCGCTCGCCTTCGGCGCTTCCGCCGCGCACGCGGCCGACAAGCCGCTCAAATCGATCGGCGTCACGGTCGGGTCGCTCGGCAACCCGTACTTCGTCACGATCGTCAAGGGCGCCGAGGCGCGCGCCAGGCAGATCAACCCGAATGCGAAGGTCACGGCCGTATCGGCCGACTACGACCTGAACAAGCAGTTCACGCAGATCGACAACTTCATCTCCGCGCACGTCGACATGATCCTGCTCAACGCAACCGATCCGAAGGCGATCGAGCCGGCGGTGAAGAAGGCGCAGGCGGCCGGCATCACCGTCGTCGCGGTCGACGTCGCGGCAGCCGGCGCGAACGCGACCGTGCAGACCAACAACGTGAAGGCCGGCGAGCTGGCCTGCGACTACATCGCGAAGAAACTCAACGGCAAGGGCAACGTGATCATCGAGAACGGCCCGCAGGTGTCGGCCGTGATCGATCGCGTCAACGGCTGCAAGACCGTGCTCGCGAAAAGCGCCGGCATCAAGGTGCTGTCGAGCGACCAGGACGGCAAGGGCTCGCGTGAAGGCGGGATGAATGCGATGCAGGGCTACCTGACGCGCTTTCCGAAGCTCGACGCGGTGTTCACGATCAACGACCCGCAGGCGATCGGCAGCGATCTCGCCGCGAAGCAGCTGAACCGCCCGAACATCGTGATCACGTCGGTCGACGGCGCGCCCGATATCGAGGTCGCGCTCAAGTCGAATACGCTCGTGCAGGCGTCGTCGAGCCAGGACCCTTGGGCGATGGCGCAGCAGGCCGTCAACGTCGGCTACGGGATCATGAACGGCCAGAAGCCGGCCAACCCGATGATCCTGATCGAGCCGACGCTCATCACGCGCGACAACGTGAAGAGCTACAAGGGCTGGAGCACCCCGCGCTGA
- a CDS encoding GNAT family N-acetyltransferase, with amino-acid sequence MTERSAATLPVLETARLWLRPRVLADLDACLAMDRDPEVTRHIAGPWHDPVEHRRFVTHRITCDYPPGLGYWSIFEKAAPDAFVGWILLIPDYADGARDVEIGWRLVRATWGRGIASEAAAAVVRHAFDTVRLPRVIADIAEANSGSLNVARKLGMRRVSVVHDGIPYIRHRLERNDLRA; translated from the coding sequence ATGACCGAACGTTCCGCCGCCACGCTGCCCGTGCTCGAGACTGCGCGGCTGTGGCTGCGTCCGCGTGTGCTGGCCGATCTCGACGCATGCCTCGCGATGGATCGCGATCCCGAGGTCACGCGGCACATCGCGGGCCCGTGGCACGATCCCGTCGAGCATCGGCGTTTCGTCACGCACCGGATCACGTGCGACTATCCGCCGGGCCTGGGCTACTGGTCGATCTTCGAGAAGGCCGCCCCCGATGCGTTCGTCGGCTGGATCCTGCTGATTCCCGACTATGCGGACGGCGCGCGCGACGTCGAGATCGGCTGGCGGCTGGTGCGTGCGACATGGGGGCGCGGCATCGCGAGCGAAGCCGCGGCGGCCGTCGTGCGTCACGCGTTCGACACCGTGCGGCTGCCGCGCGTGATCGCCGATATCGCCGAGGCGAACAGCGGTTCGCTGAATGTCGCGCGCAAGCTCGGGATGCGCCGTGTGAGCGTCGTGCACGATGGCATTCCTTACATTCGGCATCGTCTCGAACGCAACGATCTGCGCGCGTAG
- a CDS encoding ROK family protein, translating to MRSPHFGQGSNSANVRRYNERLLLKTLRRAGSASKADLARLASMTGTAVGSIIASLADAKLIEFAGRTEGQRGQPASLIRLDPRGAFGIGVHLDRMRIETALVNFAGDVLGRRSHDTLLPPPADVLEIVRHDIDAMQALLPDHERARLTGIGVAQPYNLGAWMRELGLAPDTFRAWEDVDFAADLGRMLSLPVFGENDGNAAAIAELFYGYGRQCDDFVYLFIGPAIGGGIAIDGDCLRGVTGNAGDIAVIPVPPSRLASAPPPRGPWDILLARASLHALVRHLRHHGETVDNRADLEACIARGLPAVDEWIDDCVDALAPALRAVLCVVDAPVVVLDADTDAGLLDAVTTRLRAALVATAPEARGTPVLVRGTFGADAGAIGAATLPMFFNFSPRAGILKGARTDSQEVNHVAI from the coding sequence ATGAGAAGCCCGCACTTCGGCCAGGGAAGCAACTCGGCCAACGTGCGCCGTTACAACGAGCGCCTGCTGCTGAAGACGCTGCGCCGCGCAGGCAGCGCGTCGAAGGCCGACCTCGCCCGCCTCGCGAGCATGACGGGTACGGCAGTCGGCAGCATCATCGCGTCGCTCGCCGATGCGAAGCTGATCGAATTCGCGGGCCGCACCGAAGGCCAGCGCGGCCAGCCGGCCTCGCTGATCCGCCTCGACCCGCGCGGCGCGTTCGGCATCGGCGTCCATCTCGACCGCATGCGCATCGAAACGGCGCTCGTCAACTTCGCCGGCGACGTGCTCGGCCGCCGCTCGCACGACACGCTGCTGCCACCGCCCGCCGATGTGCTCGAGATCGTCCGCCACGACATCGACGCGATGCAGGCGCTGCTCCCCGACCACGAGCGCGCCCGCCTGACCGGTATCGGCGTCGCCCAGCCCTACAACCTCGGCGCGTGGATGCGCGAACTCGGCCTCGCACCGGACACGTTCCGCGCGTGGGAAGACGTCGATTTCGCGGCCGACCTCGGTCGCATGTTGTCGCTTCCGGTGTTCGGCGAAAACGACGGCAACGCAGCCGCCATCGCCGAGCTGTTCTACGGATACGGCCGGCAGTGCGACGACTTCGTCTACCTGTTCATCGGGCCGGCCATCGGCGGCGGCATCGCGATCGACGGCGACTGCCTGCGCGGCGTGACCGGCAATGCAGGCGACATCGCCGTGATTCCCGTGCCGCCGAGCCGGCTGGCTTCCGCGCCGCCCCCACGCGGCCCGTGGGACATCCTGCTCGCGCGTGCATCGCTGCATGCGCTGGTGCGCCATCTGCGCCATCACGGTGAAACGGTCGACAACCGGGCCGATCTCGAAGCGTGCATCGCCCGCGGCCTGCCCGCCGTCGACGAATGGATCGACGATTGCGTCGACGCGCTGGCGCCGGCATTGCGCGCGGTGCTGTGCGTGGTCGACGCGCCGGTGGTCGTGCTCGACGCCGATACCGACGCGGGCCTGCTCGACGCGGTCACGACGCGCCTGCGCGCCGCGCTCGTGGCCACCGCGCCCGAAGCCCGCGGCACGCCGGTGCTCGTACGCGGCACGTTCGGCGCCGACGCCGGTGCGATCGGCGCGGCCACGCTGCCGATGTTCTTCAACTTCTCCCCGCGGGCCGGCATCCTCAAGGGCGCCCGCACCGACTCGCAGGAGGTCAACCATGTCGCGATCTGA
- a CDS encoding SulP family inorganic anion transporter, which yields MTTAPIRPDAGPQHADHFAALDTASPPPTRRIGLDALAGLSIAGLLIPEAVAYAGLANLPPQAGLIALLSGLVVYALTGSSRFAIVSSTSSSAAVLAATVLAESGMALAAQLALAAALVAMTGVLFILAGAARLGGMSDFVARPVLRGFTFGLALTIVIKQLPKILAISVQHSDAPHVALDLITGAPHANLASVVLGAIALALLFTLGRSSRVPATLVVIVLSIAAGYAIDWQRYGIAIVGHIDFKHIEFGLPTLDRNAWMQTVELAFALMLILYAESYGSIRNFALKHGDSVSPNRDLVALGCANLVSGLLRGMPVGAGYSATSANEAAGAQSRFAGLWAAGVVALIVWLLLPQLARTPEPVLAAIVIFAVSHSLHPSVFRPYWAWHRDRLVVIAALLAVLVLGVLHGLLAAIGVSLLLTLRKLSEPNVSVLGRLRDSHDFVDVASHADAKPVPGVLIVRPEAQLFFANADRMLNRVRALMKAAPDAHTVMLSLEETPDVDSTTIESLRTFAAECTARGLRLAIVRLKVHALHALRRAADDTLHDDEMSELSVDESLQLLQARMPPDGSDGTTAA from the coding sequence ATGACGACCGCCCCGATCCGCCCCGATGCCGGCCCGCAGCATGCCGACCATTTCGCCGCGCTCGACACGGCTTCGCCGCCGCCCACGCGACGCATCGGCCTCGATGCGCTGGCCGGCCTGTCGATCGCAGGCCTGCTGATCCCCGAGGCGGTCGCGTACGCGGGGCTGGCGAACCTGCCGCCGCAGGCCGGTCTCATCGCGTTGCTGTCGGGGCTCGTCGTCTATGCGCTCACCGGCAGCAGCCGCTTCGCGATCGTGTCGTCGACGTCGTCGTCGGCCGCCGTGCTTGCGGCGACCGTGCTCGCGGAGTCGGGGATGGCGCTCGCCGCGCAGCTCGCGCTCGCGGCGGCGCTCGTCGCGATGACGGGCGTGCTGTTCATCCTGGCCGGTGCCGCGCGGCTCGGCGGCATGTCGGACTTCGTCGCACGGCCGGTGCTGCGCGGCTTCACGTTCGGCCTCGCACTGACGATCGTCATCAAGCAGTTGCCGAAGATCCTCGCGATTTCGGTGCAGCACAGCGATGCGCCGCATGTCGCGCTCGACCTGATCACCGGCGCGCCGCACGCGAATCTCGCGAGCGTCGTGCTCGGCGCCATTGCCCTGGCGTTGCTGTTCACGCTTGGGCGCAGCTCGCGCGTGCCCGCGACGCTCGTCGTGATCGTGCTGTCGATCGCGGCCGGCTACGCGATCGACTGGCAGCGATACGGGATCGCGATCGTCGGCCATATCGATTTCAAGCATATCGAGTTCGGCCTGCCGACCCTCGACCGCAACGCGTGGATGCAGACCGTCGAACTTGCGTTCGCGCTGATGCTGATCCTGTACGCGGAATCGTACGGGTCGATCCGCAACTTCGCGCTGAAGCATGGCGACAGCGTGTCGCCGAACCGCGACCTCGTCGCGCTCGGCTGCGCGAACCTCGTGTCGGGCCTGCTGCGCGGGATGCCGGTCGGCGCCGGCTATTCGGCGACCTCGGCGAACGAAGCGGCCGGCGCGCAGTCGCGCTTTGCCGGCCTGTGGGCGGCGGGCGTGGTCGCGCTGATCGTCTGGCTGCTGCTGCCGCAGCTCGCGCGCACGCCGGAGCCCGTGCTCGCGGCGATCGTGATCTTCGCGGTCAGCCACTCGCTGCATCCGTCGGTATTCCGGCCGTACTGGGCCTGGCATCGCGATCGCCTCGTCGTGATCGCCGCGCTGCTCGCGGTGCTCGTGCTCGGCGTGCTGCACGGGTTGCTCGCGGCCATCGGCGTGAGCCTGCTGCTGACGCTGCGCAAGCTGTCCGAGCCGAACGTCAGCGTGCTCGGCAGGCTGCGCGACAGTCACGATTTCGTCGACGTGGCGAGCCATGCCGACGCGAAGCCGGTGCCGGGTGTGCTGATCGTGCGGCCCGAGGCGCAACTGTTCTTCGCGAATGCGGACCGGATGCTGAACCGCGTGCGTGCGCTGATGAAGGCCGCGCCGGACGCGCATACCGTGATGCTGAGCCTCGAGGAAACGCCGGATGTCGACAGCACGACGATCGAATCGTTGCGCACGTTCGCGGCCGAATGCACGGCGCGCGGGTTGCGGCTCGCGATCGTGCGGCTCAAGGTGCACGCGCTGCATGCGTTGCGCCGCGCGGCCGACGATACGCTGCACGACGACGAAATGTCCGAACTGAGCGTCGACGAGAGCCTGCAACTGCTGCAGGCCCGGATGCCGCCGGACGGCAGCGACGGCACGACCGCCGCGTGA